The Methanobacterium bryantii genome includes the window GTGAATTTAAGATACTTCTGGTCATCTATTTTTAAGCTAGGGCTTAGTGATGATATTCTCTTTCCAATTAGTCCATTTGATTGGAATAAAGGGTAAAGTAACAGGAAACTGCCCATAACTGCAAAAAGAATTAGGGATTTACCTTTAGATGACCCTTCCATAAGATGGTATGTAAGTGTTAGGATGGTACTGTCCAGAAAACTTGTAACCGCGAGTAAGACTGCAAAAAGAATCATAATGATTCCAATGATATTCAACTTGTTTAGACGCAATATTTCACCGGCTTAATTTAATTTTCAATTGTGTGTCAAGATTAACTTTGATATTGAAATTAATTGTTTCATCTCTTTACTATATAAGGTATACTACTAAACTCATTGCAATACCAGCTATCACTGGAATTGGAATATTGTCATCTATAGGGCTGTATGCTTCAGTTATTGCCCCGCATAATGCCCCGACTAGTGCAGGAATTAGTGGAAGTTGGGTTAATGCCCCGACCAGTGCAACAATAAAAAATGCAGAGGTCCCCACTAAAGTTTTTCTTTCATTGAATGGTAATGGCCGTTTTCCAAACTTTTTTCCAAATATGGTGGATGCAGAATCTCCCAGTAAGAAAATCAATATTGCAGCATTGGCGATGGCTATGTTAAATTTAAATAAGTAAAGTGTCAGTATAATTCCGATAAAGAAATAGACAAAACCTCGTTCATCATTTTTTCGTTTGCATTTCCTTAAAATAAAAGAAAAGAAGAACACTTTTCTATTTTCATCGATTCTAAAAATAGCTTCTACAATAAGCACAATTGCTATACACGTGAGTATGGCAATGATGGGGCTTAAAAAAATATTTACAAAAACAATAAAAATACCTGATGCATGAATCAACTGTCTGAAATTTTCTTTTTCCATATCATCAGGCCGTAAAATTTTGTATCATGCTTAAATTAAGCCATAAATTTTTCTATTACTCCGTAATATGATTCTTTGAGCTTTTCAATATCTACATTTATCAGATTCTGGTTAATAGTTAAAGTTTTACCTCCAACTTCTCCGATAACTGCTGAAGGAGCTTTTATTTTGCTTAATATCTCATCTGCATATTCACTTTTAACTGTAACAATGAATCTTGCATTGGACTCTGAAAATAGTGCTTCAGCATCAGTTATATTGTCCGCGTTAGGCACATTTGAAATGTCTACAGTTGCTCCAAGATCACCTGAAATTGCCATTTCAGCAACTGCAACGGCTATTCCTCCAGCTGAACAATCATGAACTGCGGTTACAGCATCATTTTCATCTTCACGAATTATTTTTAGAACTGCCTCTGCAGATTCAAATTCGGCGTCCATATTCACCTTTGGAGATTTTCCCTGGACAACATCAAAGACTTCTTTGTGGTACTGGGAACCGTCAAGCTCAGGATAAGTTTTACCGATTAATATGATTTTATCTTCTTCATTTTTGAAATCCATAGTTCTAATGTCTTTTATATTCATTAGACCTGCAACACCCACAACTGGGGAAGGATTTACAGTTACTCCTTCAGTTTCGTTGTAAAAACTAACGTTACCGCTTATTACAGGAGTTTCAAATTTGTTTGCGATGTCTGACATTCCTTTGATGCATTCTTTAAACTGCCAGAAAACATCTGGTTTTTCAGGGTTTCCAAAATTCAGGCAATCGACGACGCATACTGGTTCAGCACCCATTGAAACAACATTCCTTATGGCTTCTGCAATTGCTCCAGCCCCTCCATGGTATGGATCGAGCTTTGCGTGTATACTGTTGCAGTCTGAAGTAAGTGCAATAGCATTTTCATCATCAATTCTAAGAACTGCTGCATCATCGCCGGGTTTAATAACAGTTCTAATCTGTACTTCGTGATCGTACTGCCTGTAAACCCAGCTTTTACTTGCAATGTTCTGTGAGGATAGAAGTTTGAGGAGAGCCTCTTCAGGATTGATATTTTCTACTTCCTGATATTCAGTGATTTCAGATGGTCCACATCCTTCATCTTTGAAAGGGTTACATGATTCCCTGCTAACAACTGGGGGATCTGAGAGAAGTTCTGTTTGAACATTCGCTATAACTTCACCGTCTTTTTTCAAAACTAACCTGCCGGTATCTGTGACTTTACCAATAACTGCTGTGGGAAGTTCGTATTTATTGAATATTTCCATTAACGCGTCCACATCTTTAGGGTTTACAACAAAAATCATTCTTTCCTGGGACTCAGAAAGCATTATTTCATAGGGTGTCATTCCTTCTTCCCTAAGTGGAATTGTTGTAAGTTCAACTTCAGCCCCATTTCCGCCTTTAGCAGCCATTTCTGAAACACAGCATGTCAGGCCTCCGCCGCCTAAATCTTTGAGTCCAGCCACGTCAATTTTATCAAGTGCTTCAAATGTAGCTTCCATAACCATTTTTTTAGTGAAAGGATCTCCTACTTGAACTGCAGGTCTGCTTTCAAGTTCAGATTCAGTTGTAAGCTCTTCAGATGCAAATGTTACTCCATGGATTCCGTCTCTTCCTGTGGTACCTCCCATAAGGACAAAGATATCACCTACATTAGGTGCAGAACCTAGTACAATATCGCTTTTATTAACAAGCCCTGCACAGATAACATTTACAAGCGGGTTAAATTTGAAATTATCATCAAATTCAATTTCTCCACCGACAGTTGGGACTCCTACTCTATTTCCATAATCTGAAATTCCTTTTACCACATATTCAAATATGTACCTTGATTTTTGGTCTTCAAGAGGTCCAAATCTTAATGAATCAAGTAATGCAATCGGTTTGGCGCCCATAGAAATGATATCTCTAAGTATACCGCCAATACCTGTTCCGGCACCACCATAAGGCTCAATTGCTGATGGATGGTTGTGGCTTTCCATTCCAATTACAAGTGCGAGTTCATCTGTTAATTCAACAATTCCTGCATCGTCCCCGGGGCCAAGGATAACGCGTTTACCTTCGTTTGGGAATAATCTTAAAATAGGACGGCTGCTTTTATAGGAGCAGTGCTCTGAAAACATTATATCGAGCATACCATACTCCAATGAATTGGGGTCTCGTCCCAGTTCTTTTTTTACAAATTTACATTCTGAATCTGTTAGGGTCATGATATCACGCTGCAGTTAATATATTTAATTATTGTATATTTTTAAGAGTTATTTGAGGTTTTTACCTCATCCTGTTTTTTTAATGGTTATTTTAAGGTTTTCATCCTCAATCTTCCACCTTTCAACCTTTTAAAAAAGGTTGATCAAAAACACTCTAATATTTCATTATGTTTTTTTAATAGTTATTTTGAGGTTTTCATCCTCAATCTTCCACTCTTTTGTATAATCTCCTTCCTGTGCCTCAAAGCTCAGTTTTTCAGCACGTACTTCATTGGAGATAAAGT containing:
- a CDS encoding diacylglycerol/polyprenol kinase family protein, whose translation is MEKENFRQLIHASGIFIVFVNIFLSPIIAILTCIAIVLIVEAIFRIDENRKVFFFSFILRKCKRKNDERGFVYFFIGIILTLYLFKFNIAIANAAILIFLLGDSASTIFGKKFGKRPLPFNERKTLVGTSAFFIVALVGALTQLPLIPALVGALCGAITEAYSPIDDNIPIPVIAGIAMSLVVYLI
- the purL gene encoding phosphoribosylformylglycinamidine synthase subunit PurL; this translates as MTLTDSECKFVKKELGRDPNSLEYGMLDIMFSEHCSYKSSRPILRLFPNEGKRVILGPGDDAGIVELTDELALVIGMESHNHPSAIEPYGGAGTGIGGILRDIISMGAKPIALLDSLRFGPLEDQKSRYIFEYVVKGISDYGNRVGVPTVGGEIEFDDNFKFNPLVNVICAGLVNKSDIVLGSAPNVGDIFVLMGGTTGRDGIHGVTFASEELTTESELESRPAVQVGDPFTKKMVMEATFEALDKIDVAGLKDLGGGGLTCCVSEMAAKGGNGAEVELTTIPLREEGMTPYEIMLSESQERMIFVVNPKDVDALMEIFNKYELPTAVIGKVTDTGRLVLKKDGEVIANVQTELLSDPPVVSRESCNPFKDEGCGPSEITEYQEVENINPEEALLKLLSSQNIASKSWVYRQYDHEVQIRTVIKPGDDAAVLRIDDENAIALTSDCNSIHAKLDPYHGGAGAIAEAIRNVVSMGAEPVCVVDCLNFGNPEKPDVFWQFKECIKGMSDIANKFETPVISGNVSFYNETEGVTVNPSPVVGVAGLMNIKDIRTMDFKNEEDKIILIGKTYPELDGSQYHKEVFDVVQGKSPKVNMDAEFESAEAVLKIIREDENDAVTAVHDCSAGGIAVAVAEMAISGDLGATVDISNVPNADNITDAEALFSESNARFIVTVKSEYADEILSKIKAPSAVIGEVGGKTLTINQNLINVDIEKLKESYYGVIEKFMA